One genomic region from Streptomyces sp. NBC_00457 encodes:
- a CDS encoding FGGY family carbohydrate kinase: protein MGIVAGLDSAPDFTRIVVCDADTGAVLRQGYAPHPIEGAEGGSRPSDVDPQAWLLSLGEAAGGGLLEGVQAIGVSAQQNALVPLDPQGNTVRPAMVGGDKRAQVAAADLIDALGGREAWAQAVGCVPQAAQPVTKLRWLAKTEPENAVRTAVLMQAHDWLVWQLLGRPVRRTTDRGGASGTGYWSAATGAYRGDLVELALGHQAMLPEVIGPSDAGGTTPEGLLISAGTGETMAAAFGLGIGLGDAVVSLGASGSVMAVHPEALVDQTGMITSLADATGMHLPVVTTLNAVRTLRGTAELLGLPDLESLSDLAMKSTPGAHGLVLLPYLEGERTPSLPHTAGTLAGLRRESMKAEHLARAAFEGMLCGLADALDVLRGRGVEVRRVFLLGAAAELPAVQAAAPALFGAQVVVPQPADYGAIGAARQAAWALGTSQGTLDPRTPPAWQGPAAQILEPGEELAVGQAVRQQFVSVREQTHPGAFRM from the coding sequence ATGGGGATAGTCGCCGGGCTGGACAGTGCGCCCGATTTCACTCGCATCGTCGTCTGCGACGCGGACACCGGAGCCGTGCTCCGGCAGGGGTATGCCCCGCATCCGATCGAAGGTGCCGAAGGCGGATCGCGGCCGTCCGATGTCGATCCGCAGGCCTGGCTGCTGTCCCTCGGTGAGGCGGCGGGGGGCGGTCTCCTCGAAGGCGTGCAGGCCATCGGCGTGTCCGCGCAGCAGAACGCGCTGGTGCCGCTGGACCCGCAGGGCAACACCGTGCGGCCTGCGATGGTCGGCGGTGACAAGCGGGCGCAGGTCGCGGCGGCCGATCTGATCGACGCGCTCGGCGGGCGTGAGGCGTGGGCGCAGGCGGTGGGGTGTGTGCCGCAGGCCGCTCAGCCCGTGACCAAGCTGCGGTGGCTGGCGAAGACCGAGCCGGAGAACGCCGTACGAACCGCTGTGCTGATGCAGGCGCACGACTGGCTGGTGTGGCAGTTGCTGGGGCGGCCGGTGCGCAGGACCACGGATCGCGGTGGGGCTTCCGGGACCGGGTACTGGTCCGCCGCCACCGGCGCCTACCGGGGTGATCTCGTCGAGCTGGCGCTCGGGCATCAGGCGATGCTGCCCGAGGTGATCGGGCCGTCGGACGCGGGCGGTACGACGCCGGAGGGGCTGCTGATCTCCGCCGGGACCGGCGAGACGATGGCCGCCGCCTTCGGGCTCGGGATCGGACTCGGCGACGCGGTCGTGTCGCTGGGCGCGTCCGGGTCGGTGATGGCCGTGCACCCCGAGGCGCTCGTCGACCAGACCGGGATGATCACCTCGCTGGCCGACGCGACCGGCATGCACTTGCCGGTCGTCACCACTCTGAACGCCGTACGGACCCTGCGCGGCACCGCCGAGCTGCTCGGGCTGCCCGACCTGGAGAGCCTGTCCGACCTGGCGATGAAGTCGACACCGGGCGCCCATGGACTCGTACTCCTCCCCTATTTGGAGGGTGAGCGGACGCCGAGTCTCCCGCACACCGCGGGGACGCTCGCGGGGCTCAGGCGGGAGTCGATGAAGGCGGAGCATCTGGCGCGGGCGGCGTTCGAGGGGATGCTGTGCGGGCTGGCGGACGCGCTGGACGTGCTGCGGGGGCGGGGTGTGGAGGTGCGGCGGGTGTTCCTGCTCGGGGCCGCCGCCGAACTGCCCGCCGTACAGGCCGCGGCGCCCGCGCTGTTCGGGGCGCAGGTCGTCGTACCGCAGCCCGCGGACTACGGGGCCATCGGTGCGGCCCGGCAGGCGGCGTGGGCGCTCGGTACGTCGCAGGGCACCCTCGACCCGCGCACCCCGCCGGCCTGGCAGGGGCCGGCCGCGCAGATCCTGGAGCCCGGCGAGGAGCTGGCGGTGGGACAGGCGGTGCGGCAGCAGTTCGTGTCGGTGCGGGAGCAGACCCATCCCGGGGCGTTCCGGATGTGA
- a CDS encoding YtxH domain-containing protein, with amino-acid sequence MRYRLTFVAGLALGYVLGTRAGRERYEQLKKSAQQISQNPAVRNTAESAAQQGRQFAGKAYHTVTEKVHVPDSVAERVRALRDRNTNGVVEDDWGTSNT; translated from the coding sequence ATGCGCTACCGGCTCACGTTCGTCGCCGGACTCGCTCTTGGTTACGTGCTGGGCACGCGGGCCGGGCGCGAGCGCTACGAGCAGCTGAAGAAGTCCGCCCAGCAGATCTCCCAGAACCCCGCCGTCCGCAACACCGCCGAATCGGCCGCCCAACAGGGCCGCCAGTTCGCCGGCAAGGCCTACCACACGGTCACCGAGAAGGTCCACGTCCCCGACTCGGTAGCCGAACGGGTCCGCGCCCTCCGCGACCGCAACACCAACGGCGTAGTAGAGGACGACTGGGGCACGAGCAACACGTAA